A portion of the Candidatus Neomarinimicrobiota bacterium genome contains these proteins:
- a CDS encoding DUF3108 domain-containing protein: MIKRPIKHCGIGLTLLATASSLLASDKFNYTVYFWKIPCVDITMSLSEGSGINERKLEFTAETTNVFAYVFEVDNSYTTVYDGQTFQMLRYEKRIKQPNIDQKLILKWDSDAGAYRYEDSHYERPSDIHNLFSLLMRSRTTDWSNLDTKWWQLDHEGQLFQGRFLWVDSTEIDVNGESYLSDHYRFDIRKTKGTKTELVETTDVFTWGIALSNCVRQIWIERGGERRILQAEVTVRGITLTAEIEDD, encoded by the coding sequence ATGATAAAGCGACCAATAAAGCACTGCGGAATCGGATTGACGCTGCTTGCCACCGCCTCTTCTCTACTCGCAAGCGACAAATTCAACTACACCGTTTATTTCTGGAAAATCCCATGCGTGGATATCACCATGTCACTGAGCGAAGGATCAGGCATTAATGAGAGGAAACTGGAATTTACCGCGGAAACAACCAATGTTTTTGCATATGTCTTTGAAGTGGACAACAGCTATACAACCGTCTACGATGGGCAGACATTCCAGATGCTCAGATATGAAAAGAGGATCAAGCAACCGAACATTGATCAGAAGCTCATCCTAAAGTGGGACAGTGACGCAGGGGCTTATCGCTACGAGGATTCACACTACGAGCGCCCTTCAGACATACACAACCTATTCTCTCTCCTTATGAGAAGTCGAACGACAGATTGGAGCAATCTCGATACCAAATGGTGGCAATTAGATCACGAAGGGCAACTATTTCAAGGGCGATTTCTTTGGGTCGATTCTACTGAAATCGATGTGAATGGAGAATCGTACCTGTCTGATCACTACCGTTTTGATATACGCAAAACGAAGGGTACGAAAACAGAGCTTGTGGAAACAACAGACGTCTTCACATGGGGGATTGCGCTTAGCAACTGTGTGCGGCAAATCTGGATTGAAAGGGGCGGGGAAAGACGTATATTACAGGCAGAAGTGACTGTTCGAGGGATCACCCTCACCGCAGAGATAGAGGATGACTGA
- the argH gene encoding argininosuccinate lyase has product MGKLWQKGYDLNKEIESFTVGDDPELDQRLVPYDCVASMAHAKMLGKIGILDGNEVRQLVAELENIIELHKGGQFPITLDQEDCHTAIENHLTEKLGDLGKKIHTARSRNDQVLTALRLFYKDQINECEELIDGLIESMESFIKRSGETPLPGYTHMRKAMPSSVAMWGGALVDSMKDNRKLLHVVLVLIDQSPLGTAAGYGVPLKIDREFTAKELGFDTVQQNPIYVQNSRGKFEISLLHALSQIILDLNRIASDLILFSMPEFGFFELPDEFCTGSSIMPQKKNPDVLEILRAKYHVVRSCQHEVESIVGNLISGFSRDLQLTKEPTLRGIDTTLECLSVAALIFSELSLNKERCEKAMTDELFATEEVYQLVEQGIPFREAYGRVALKHKDSS; this is encoded by the coding sequence ATGGGGAAGCTATGGCAAAAAGGATACGACCTGAATAAAGAAATTGAGTCGTTTACCGTGGGCGATGATCCTGAACTCGATCAGCGGTTGGTCCCCTACGATTGCGTCGCTTCCATGGCACATGCAAAGATGCTGGGCAAGATCGGGATTCTTGACGGTAACGAAGTTAGACAGCTCGTTGCGGAACTGGAGAACATCATCGAACTCCACAAGGGCGGGCAGTTCCCCATAACTCTTGATCAGGAGGACTGCCACACGGCTATCGAGAATCATCTCACAGAAAAGCTGGGCGATCTGGGGAAGAAAATCCACACAGCCCGCTCACGGAATGATCAGGTGTTGACGGCATTGCGTCTGTTCTACAAAGATCAGATCAATGAATGTGAGGAGTTGATTGACGGTCTCATCGAGTCAATGGAAAGCTTCATCAAAAGAAGTGGAGAGACGCCGTTGCCGGGCTATACGCACATGCGGAAAGCCATGCCTTCATCTGTCGCTATGTGGGGCGGTGCGTTGGTCGATTCCATGAAGGACAATCGGAAACTGCTCCACGTGGTCCTTGTATTGATTGATCAGTCACCGCTGGGTACTGCCGCCGGCTATGGAGTACCGCTGAAGATCGATAGGGAATTCACAGCGAAAGAGCTGGGGTTTGATACAGTGCAGCAGAACCCAATCTATGTCCAGAACAGCAGGGGGAAATTTGAGATATCGCTGCTGCACGCACTGAGCCAGATTATTCTCGACCTCAACAGAATCGCATCGGATTTGATTTTGTTCAGCATGCCCGAGTTTGGCTTCTTTGAACTGCCTGATGAGTTTTGTACCGGCAGCTCAATCATGCCGCAGAAAAAGAATCCCGATGTGCTGGAAATTCTGAGGGCTAAGTACCATGTGGTGAGGTCGTGCCAGCACGAAGTGGAGTCTATTGTGGGGAATCTGATATCAGGATTCAGTCGAGACCTCCAACTCACCAAGGAGCCCACTCTCAGGGGTATCGACACGACCCTGGAGTGTCTCTCCGTGGCGGCACTGATTTTCAGTGAACTGAGCTTGAACAAGGAGCGGTGTGAGAAGGCGATGACGGACGAACTGTTTGCCACGGAGGAGGTTTATCAGCTGGTGGAACAGGGAATCCCATTCCGGGAAGCATACGGGCGGGTGGCGCTGAAGCATAAAGATTCGTCATAA
- the hisF gene encoding imidazole glycerol phosphate synthase subunit HisF → MLTRRIIPCLDVKDGQVVKGVKFVNLVNEGNPVELAARYSDSGADELVFLDITATLESRRHVVDLLREVAKRVFIPFTVGGGIRTTDDIGEILHAGADKVSINSAALKNPGLLTEGARRFGSQCIVLAMDVKRNASGWRVHSHGGTKPTKREAIQWAMEAVEKSAGEILLTSMDADGTQNGVDVELTRRISRSVNIPVIASGGIGTVDHFREAIETGEADAVLAASVFHRGIFTVREVKESLAAHKIPMRLTGEENEL, encoded by the coding sequence GTGCTGACGCGGCGGATCATACCTTGCCTCGATGTGAAAGACGGTCAGGTGGTGAAGGGGGTAAAGTTTGTGAACCTGGTCAACGAAGGGAATCCGGTGGAGTTGGCGGCGCGCTATTCTGACTCCGGTGCCGATGAACTTGTGTTTCTTGATATTACGGCGACTTTGGAATCCCGCCGGCATGTGGTGGATCTGTTGAGGGAAGTGGCGAAGCGGGTGTTCATCCCGTTCACCGTGGGGGGAGGAATCAGAACCACCGACGACATAGGTGAGATTCTTCACGCCGGTGCCGACAAAGTTTCTATCAATTCAGCCGCCCTTAAGAACCCGGGCCTACTGACGGAAGGGGCGAGGCGGTTCGGTTCCCAGTGCATCGTTCTGGCTATGGACGTGAAGCGGAATGCCAGCGGCTGGCGGGTTCATTCTCATGGGGGGACGAAACCGACGAAAAGGGAGGCCATCCAGTGGGCGATGGAAGCGGTGGAGAAAAGTGCCGGAGAAATCTTGCTGACCAGCATGGATGCTGACGGAACACAGAACGGAGTGGACGTAGAACTGACACGCCGGATCAGCCGCTCTGTGAATATCCCCGTTATTGCATCAGGGGGGATTGGGACTGTTGACCATTTCAGGGAGGCTATCGAGACGGGAGAGGCGGACGCTGTTCTGGCGGCATCCGTTTTCCATCGCGGTATCTTCACCGTGCGGGAGGTGAAGGAATCTCTGGCAGCGCATAAGATCCCCATGAGATTGACAGGAGAAGAAAATGAACTTTAA
- a CDS encoding pyridoxal-phosphate dependent enzyme: MFGSIKDRVALSMIRETEVGTGQTLLEASSRNTGLALAAIANAIGLPAEVAVPERIPEEKRCY; encoded by the coding sequence ATTTTCGGTTCCATAAAGGATCGTGTTGCCTTGAGCATGATTCGTGAAACAGAGGTGGGAACCGGGCAGACTCTCCTGGAAGCCTCTTCCAGGAATACCGGCCTGGCTCTGGCGGCCATTGCCAACGCTATCGGTCTGCCGGCGGAAGTGGCCGTCCCGGAAAGAATACCAGAGGAAAAAAGGTGCTATTGA
- the hisI gene encoding phosphoribosyl-AMP cyclohydrolase yields the protein MNFNEAKTLVQEMNLRLDHNGLVPAIIQDSASGDVLMLGYMSTESLAISLAEGRTCFWSRGRQILWRKGETSGHKQVVSSIALDCDRDTVLVSVEQTGAACHNGSRSCFEETIELATDETESNDQPNKEVQK from the coding sequence ATGAACTTTAATGAAGCGAAAACCCTTGTTCAAGAGATGAATCTGAGATTAGATCACAACGGTCTGGTGCCAGCCATCATACAAGATAGTGCCAGTGGCGACGTGCTCATGCTTGGGTACATGAGCACGGAAAGTCTCGCCATCTCTCTCGCCGAAGGGAGGACATGCTTCTGGTCCCGAGGCCGCCAGATTCTCTGGCGAAAGGGAGAAACAAGCGGACATAAACAGGTCGTCTCTTCCATTGCTCTCGATTGTGACCGGGATACCGTGCTGGTGAGTGTGGAACAGACTGGCGCCGCGTGTCACAATGGTAGCCGTTCGTGTTTTGAAGAGACAATTGAACTTGCGACAGATGAAACTGAGAGCAACGATCAACCTAATAAGGAGGTACAGAAGTGA
- a CDS encoding PQQ-dependent sugar dehydrogenase gives MVSPPVRTLAISPLVLAAILKVCTPIQVDGNGDLPLDEIVLPPGFEIQLYASDVPNARSMTLSSSGVLFVGTRREGNVYAIRDEDGDFHADEVIVIDEGLNMPNGVAFRDDDLYVMEVNRLLRYNDIEDHLDAPPDPVVVYDRYPTDSHHGWKFIRFGPDGMLYIPVGAPCNICDEEDDRYASITRINHDGNGFEIFSHGVRNTVGFDWHPVTEELWFTDNGRDWLGDDMPPDELNRAPEKGVHFGFPYCHGEDILDPEFGEGQDCADYVSPAQELDPHVAALGMRFYTGDMFSENYRDQILIAEHGSWNRSIPIGYRLMLVELNGDDVVGYKVFAEGWLQGMTAWGRPVDVLVMPDGSLLVSDDFAGVIYRITYTGR, from the coding sequence ATGGTCTCGCCTCCTGTCCGTACGTTAGCCATTTCCCCGCTGGTTCTTGCCGCTATTCTGAAGGTTTGTACGCCTATTCAGGTGGACGGTAACGGTGACCTTCCTTTGGATGAAATTGTTCTTCCCCCGGGGTTCGAGATTCAACTGTATGCCAGCGACGTCCCCAATGCCCGGTCGATGACGCTGAGCTCCAGTGGAGTCCTGTTCGTAGGTACTCGTCGTGAAGGGAATGTCTACGCCATCCGGGACGAAGATGGGGACTTTCATGCCGATGAAGTTATTGTCATCGATGAAGGTCTCAACATGCCCAACGGCGTTGCTTTCAGAGATGATGACCTTTACGTGATGGAGGTAAATCGGCTGTTGCGATATAACGACATAGAAGATCACCTTGATGCCCCGCCCGATCCTGTGGTGGTTTATGATCGCTATCCAACAGACAGTCACCACGGCTGGAAATTCATCCGCTTCGGCCCAGACGGGATGCTCTACATTCCGGTGGGTGCTCCCTGCAACATCTGCGACGAGGAAGACGACCGCTATGCCTCTATTACAAGGATCAACCACGATGGTAACGGTTTCGAGATCTTCTCACATGGAGTGCGAAACACGGTAGGCTTTGACTGGCATCCCGTGACAGAGGAATTGTGGTTCACCGATAACGGCCGCGACTGGCTGGGCGATGACATGCCTCCAGATGAACTGAACCGCGCCCCGGAAAAGGGAGTGCACTTTGGATTTCCGTACTGCCATGGAGAAGATATTCTCGATCCCGAATTCGGAGAAGGGCAAGATTGTGCTGATTATGTGTCGCCGGCTCAGGAACTGGATCCACATGTGGCTGCTCTGGGGATGCGCTTCTACACCGGGGATATGTTCTCCGAGAATTACCGCGATCAGATCCTCATCGCTGAGCACGGCTCTTGGAACCGGAGCATCCCCATCGGCTATCGGCTGATGCTGGTAGAATTGAATGGGGATGACGTCGTCGGCTACAAGGTTTTCGCCGAGGGGTGGCTTCAGGGGATGACGGCTTGGGGGCGGCCGGTAGATGTTCTCGTGATGCCGGATGGGAGTCTACTGGTGTCAGATGACTTTGCTGGCGTTATCTACCGGATCACCTATACGGGTCGGTAG
- a CDS encoding argininosuccinate synthase, translated as MSKKKVVLAYSGGLDTSVILKWLQNKGYAVICFVGNVGQREDFAAVEEKALKTGASKVFVEDLRREFITDFIFPALQGNALYEGRYLLGTSLARPVLAKRQIEIARSEGANFVAHGATGKGNDQVRFELTYYALNPDIQVISPWKDSEFLAEFKGRTDLLASAEAWEIPVSATKKHPYSEDENLMHISHEAGILEDPALRPAESVFSHTAGIDQTPGKETIIDIYFENGLPTKVVNLDDGTEQSDPLDLFLYLNGLAGEHGIGRLDMVENRFIGIKSRGIYETPGATVLWAAHRDLEGMAMDKEVMHLRDMLIPKFSELIYNGLWYSPEMDFIMSAFKKSQEAIDGKVTVALYKGNVTVVGRESHTSLYDQDFSSMEVEGGFDAEDSRGFINIHSIRLKAHNLVLHKRRPYNWRKE; from the coding sequence ATGAGCAAGAAGAAAGTAGTATTAGCATACAGCGGAGGGCTCGATACGTCGGTCATTCTCAAATGGCTGCAGAACAAAGGGTATGCAGTCATTTGTTTTGTCGGCAATGTGGGTCAGCGGGAGGATTTTGCAGCCGTAGAGGAGAAGGCCCTGAAAACAGGCGCCTCAAAAGTCTTCGTGGAGGATCTGCGGCGTGAGTTTATCACCGACTTCATTTTTCCTGCGCTTCAGGGTAATGCGCTGTATGAAGGGAGGTATCTGTTAGGCACGTCTCTGGCCCGGCCGGTCTTGGCGAAAAGGCAGATCGAGATTGCCCGGAGCGAGGGGGCGAACTTCGTGGCTCACGGAGCCACCGGCAAGGGGAATGATCAGGTGAGGTTTGAACTGACCTACTACGCACTGAATCCGGATATTCAGGTAATCTCGCCCTGGAAGGACAGCGAGTTTCTCGCTGAGTTCAAGGGACGGACCGATCTATTGGCCTCTGCTGAAGCGTGGGAGATTCCTGTGAGCGCCACAAAGAAGCACCCGTACAGTGAGGATGAGAATCTGATGCACATCAGCCACGAGGCGGGCATCCTGGAAGACCCAGCTCTGCGGCCTGCCGAATCGGTTTTCAGCCATACTGCCGGCATAGATCAGACGCCGGGCAAGGAAACGATTATCGATATTTACTTTGAGAACGGATTACCGACAAAGGTCGTGAACCTGGATGATGGAACCGAGCAGAGTGATCCTCTGGATCTTTTTCTCTACCTTAACGGTCTTGCGGGAGAACACGGCATAGGGCGGCTCGACATGGTTGAGAACCGGTTCATCGGTATTAAGTCGAGAGGAATTTACGAGACGCCCGGCGCTACCGTATTGTGGGCTGCCCACCGCGACCTCGAAGGGATGGCCATGGACAAGGAGGTAATGCACCTCCGCGACATGCTGATCCCGAAATTCTCGGAACTCATCTACAACGGCCTCTGGTACTCGCCCGAAATGGACTTCATAATGAGCGCATTCAAAAAGAGTCAGGAGGCCATCGATGGCAAGGTGACTGTGGCTCTCTACAAGGGGAATGTGACGGTGGTCGGAAGAGAATCCCATACGTCCCTTTACGATCAGGACTTCTCCAGCATGGAGGTTGAGGGCGGTTTTGACGCTGAAGACAGCCGCGGCTTCATCAATATTCACTCTATCAGACTCAAGGCCCACAATCTTGTGTTGCACAAGCGGCGGCCTTACAACTGGAGAAAGGAGTAG